In one Kitasatospora cineracea genomic region, the following are encoded:
- a CDS encoding bifunctional polysaccharide deacetylase/glycosyltransferase family 2 protein has product MTFPRTSPRRGGPAQRGRRGRRGVVRQPAPRTHWLLLTALVVTLAAALLLQGYTRHLYGSAPDGAVRATGPAGAVPPEAAHGGPVIDASGATPRTARPAPGTVALTFDDGPDPVWTPKILDVLKQQGVHATFFVVGTQVADHPELARRILAEGHQLGIHTFTHADLGQAAPWRRSLELREAQLAVAGATGTTTALLRPPYSSTNDALTDADWQAVRQAGQAGYLTVLTTLDSEDWQRPGVARIVAGATPPGPAAGQVVLMHDAGGDRSQTVAALAELLPELKRAGYRVGTVSETASIADAAHPASGVEHWQGRALLLALAGSDRAVAALGWLLWAAGAISVLRAVALVVAARRHRRLRRRGWGPPVTEPVTVIVPAYNERAGIEAAVRSLLASDHPVEVIVVDDGSTDGTADLVESLGLPGVRVLRQANAGKPAALNNGLRHASCELVVMVDGDTVFEPDAVRLLVQPFADRRVGAVSGNAKVINRGGLLGRWQHIEYVVGFNLDRRFFDLAQCMPTVPGAVGAFRRSALLRLGGVAEETLAEDTDLTMALCRAGWRVVYEERAIAWTEAPASLSALWRQRYRWCYGTLQAMWKHRRALAQHGQAGKLGRRGLLYLLVFQVLLPLLAPAVDVFAVYGLLFLDPVRIAAVWLGFLVLQALSACYAFRLDGERLGPLWTLPLQQVVYRQLMYLVVIQSVWTALAGNRLRWQRMQRYGSLQAPANRS; this is encoded by the coding sequence ATGACCTTCCCCCGGACCTCCCCCCGCCGCGGCGGCCCCGCCCAGCGCGGCCGCCGGGGCCGCCGGGGCGTGGTGCGCCAGCCCGCACCCCGCACGCACTGGCTGCTGCTGACCGCCCTGGTGGTGACCCTGGCCGCGGCCCTGCTGCTGCAGGGCTACACCCGCCACCTGTACGGATCGGCCCCCGACGGCGCCGTCCGCGCCACCGGCCCGGCCGGCGCCGTCCCCCCGGAGGCCGCCCACGGCGGCCCGGTGATCGACGCGTCCGGCGCGACGCCCCGCACCGCCCGGCCCGCCCCCGGCACCGTCGCGCTGACCTTCGACGACGGCCCCGACCCGGTCTGGACGCCGAAGATCCTGGACGTGCTGAAGCAGCAGGGCGTGCACGCCACCTTCTTCGTGGTCGGCACCCAGGTCGCCGACCACCCCGAACTCGCCCGCCGGATCCTCGCCGAGGGCCACCAGCTCGGCATCCACACCTTCACCCACGCCGACCTCGGGCAGGCCGCGCCCTGGCGCCGCTCGCTCGAACTGCGCGAGGCCCAGCTCGCGGTGGCCGGCGCCACCGGCACCACCACCGCGCTGCTGCGCCCCCCGTACTCCTCGACCAACGACGCGCTCACCGACGCCGACTGGCAGGCCGTCCGGCAGGCCGGGCAGGCCGGCTACCTGACCGTGCTGACCACCCTGGACAGCGAGGACTGGCAGCGCCCGGGCGTGGCGCGGATCGTGGCCGGCGCCACCCCGCCGGGCCCGGCGGCCGGCCAGGTCGTGCTGATGCACGACGCGGGCGGCGACCGCTCGCAGACCGTCGCCGCGCTGGCCGAACTGCTGCCGGAGCTCAAGCGGGCCGGCTACCGGGTCGGGACGGTCTCCGAGACGGCGTCGATCGCGGACGCCGCGCACCCGGCGAGCGGCGTCGAGCACTGGCAGGGCCGGGCGCTGCTGCTGGCCCTGGCGGGCAGCGACCGGGCGGTGGCGGCGCTCGGCTGGCTGCTCTGGGCGGCCGGGGCGATCAGCGTGCTGCGCGCGGTGGCCCTGGTCGTCGCGGCCCGGCGGCACCGGCGCCTGCGCCGCCGCGGCTGGGGCCCGCCGGTCACCGAGCCGGTCACCGTGATCGTGCCCGCGTACAACGAGCGGGCGGGCATCGAGGCGGCGGTGCGCTCGCTGCTGGCCTCGGACCACCCGGTGGAGGTGATCGTGGTGGACGACGGCTCCACCGACGGCACCGCCGACCTGGTGGAGTCGCTCGGCCTGCCCGGTGTCCGGGTGCTCCGGCAGGCCAACGCGGGCAAGCCGGCCGCGCTCAACAACGGCCTGCGGCACGCGAGTTGCGAGCTGGTGGTGATGGTCGACGGCGACACCGTGTTCGAGCCGGACGCGGTCCGGCTGCTGGTGCAGCCGTTCGCCGACCGCCGGGTCGGCGCGGTGTCCGGCAACGCCAAGGTGATCAACCGGGGCGGCCTGCTGGGCCGTTGGCAGCACATCGAGTACGTGGTCGGCTTCAACCTGGACCGCCGCTTCTTCGACCTCGCCCAGTGCATGCCCACCGTCCCCGGCGCGGTCGGCGCCTTCCGCCGCTCCGCGCTGCTGCGGTTGGGCGGTGTGGCCGAGGAGACGCTGGCCGAGGACACCGACCTGACCATGGCGCTGTGCCGGGCCGGCTGGCGGGTGGTCTACGAGGAGCGGGCTATCGCCTGGACCGAGGCCCCGGCCTCGCTCTCCGCGCTGTGGCGCCAGCGCTACCGCTGGTGCTACGGCACCCTGCAGGCGATGTGGAAGCACCGCCGGGCGCTCGCCCAGCACGGCCAGGCCGGCAAGCTGGGCCGCCGGGGCCTGCTCTACCTGCTGGTGTTCCAGGTGCTGCTGCCGCTGCTGGCCCCGGCGGTGGACGTGTTCGCGGTCTACGGCCTGCTCTTCCTCGACCCGGTGCGGATCGCCGCGGTCTGGCTGGGCTTCCTGGTGCTGCAGGCGCTGTCGGCCTGCTACGCGTTCCGCCTGGACGGCGAACGGCTGGGCCCGCTCTGGACGCTGCCGCTCCAGCAGGTGGTCTACCGTCAGCTGATGTACCTGGTGGTGATCCAGTCGGTGTGGACCGCACTGGCCGGCAACCGGCTGCGCTGGCAGCGGATGCAGCGCTACGGCTCGCTCCAGGCCCCGGCGAACCGGAGTTGA